Proteins co-encoded in one Podospora pseudoanserina strain CBS 124.78 chromosome 7 map unlocalized CBS124.78p_7, whole genome shotgun sequence genomic window:
- a CDS encoding uncharacterized protein (EggNog:ENOG503P8J8), whose amino-acid sequence MMETASLQLPKTGGKSRFSKALPVPPSLPALDFDTDSFGSDLPLPPPPKKDLPKTPVAGAPLPIIKKPVPAAKDWDTRSTFTTKTAYTMAAVAQPPPDSPLPRLPAKSPGLPPPMSVPRRRPVASPTVASPSGPAPTSIPSPTLPERVPSPAGSYSSLLSAYSNHTSDSTPRTSTNSANEVVSIVPSKDSHSASSPTIGNEARIQSQTLPSLPSGQHAQTQKPSTFTHQMFKEDLEELPPPPPLKDAQRLARPQTPTSLQISSSSVQPPASTHTATSPLVDNRSPQDQLWRRRSLKAEKKVDVPELNLASSNGSTAASKQTPQPPSQQPHSSEPQEQPPPSTAQRAPPPQNFAGGLPGRNIRPVHPSEQAVPQIEVNMGQEVSHVKDKLRRKGSQSPPIEKASSPSSSLPVVSPLSARRLPTPEYGANDVESPVMAMAVSPISPAITPELPSEQRPAPPPPPSVSRSALGPPPEHALRQARSSPNLAPKASNGGFNGRSPNGLPSSPVPSRDRFANPPHSARFRADSGSGFGPNRRDPAGSSLELQPPFQRQPQSRPQSPAWGGKPVSEDGSVITLRAAPPAIRPEFLDYPLREHDPNAPDETDNPGAGLFPRNWFTPAPAEEILDARPLQEKHFRCITSHRIMTAGKQKNNPIACRTCGHKDRNAECYICSACYLNVCSGCVGLLKRSRGDLGVVIKAVEEKGRGEGGDV is encoded by the coding sequence ATGATGGAAACCGCGAGCTTGCAGCTCCCTAAAACGGGCGGCAAGTCTCGCTTCTCAAAGGCCCTCCCTGTCCCTCCTTCTTTGCCTGCTCTCGACTTCGACACGGACTCGTTCGGGTCTGACCTCCCACTGCCTCCGCCACCAAAGAAGGACCTGCCCAAGACACCTGTTGCTGgagccccccttcccatcatcaagaagcccGTACCGGCCGCAAAGGACTGGGACACCAGGagcaccttcaccaccaagactGCTTATACCATGGCTGCCGTTGCTCAGCCTCCCCCAGATTCACCTCTCCCGCGCCTGCCTGCAAAGTCTCCCGGACTCCCACCCCCGATGAGTGTGCCACGCCGACGGCCCGTCGCCTCGCCGACTGTTGCAAGCCCCTCGGGTCCGGCCCCGACATCTATCCCAAGCCCGACGTTGCCAGAGAGAGTTCCCTCACCTGCTGGCTCATACTCCAGTCTACTGTCTGCCTACTCCAACCACACATCTGATTCTACACCGAGGACATCAACAAACTCTGCCAATGAAGTGGTTTCCATTGTTCCATCCAAAGATTCTCATTCAGCGTCGTCGCCCACAATAGGAAACGAGGCTCGCATTCAGTCGCAAACACTTCCGTCATTGCCCTCCGGCCAACATGCTCAAACACAAAAACCCAGCACTTTTACTCACCAGATGTTTAAAGAAGACCTCGAAGAGctaccacctccaccgcctctgAAAGATGCCCAGCGGCTTGCCAGACCGCAAACACCGACGAGTCTGCAGATATCATCATCGTCTGtccaaccaccagcatcCACGCACACGGCCACATCCCCGCTAGTAGATAACCGTTCTCCACAGGATCAgctctggagaagaagatcacTAAAAGCCGAGAAAAAAGTTGACGTTCCTGAACTCAACCTTGCTTCCAGCAACGGATCCACCGCTGCGTCCAAACAAACGCCACAACCACCTTCACAGCAGCCTCACTCTTCAGAACCGCAAGAgcaacctcccccgtccaCGGCACAACGtgccccaccaccccaaaatTTTGCAGGTGGATTGCCAGGGCGAAATATTCGGCCGGTGCATCCGAGTGAGCAGGCGGTGCCGCAGATCGAGGTCAATATGGGACAAGAAGTGTCCCATGTGAAGGacaagttgaggaggaagggcagCCAAAGTCCGCCGATCGAAAAGGCTTCCAGTCCTTCCAGCTCGTTGCCGGTTGTGTCGCCATTATCCGCCCGGCGATTGCCGACGCCAGAGTACGGGGCGAATGATGTCGAAAGTCCCGTGATGGCCATGGCCGTGTCGCCAATATCGCCGGCGATTACCCCAGAGTTGCCAAGTGAGCAAaggccggcgccgccgccgccgccttctgtGTCACGAAGCGCGCTGGGCCCCCCTCCGGAGCACGCATTACGACAAGCTAGAAGCAGTCCCAATTTGGCGCCCAAGGCCAGCAACGGGGGATTTAATGGTCGCTCACCAAACGGTTTGCCATCTTCGCCTGTGCCTAGCCGTGACCGGTTCGCGAACCCCCCGCACTCGGCCCGCTTCCGAGCCGACTCTGGTTCTGGGTTTGGACCGAACCGACGGGATCCTGCAGGTTCGTCTCTGGAATTGCAGCCACCGTTTCAAAGGCAACCGCAATCACGACCGCAGAGCCCGGCTTGGGGTGGCAAGCCCGTGTCTGAAGACGGATCAGTCATTACGCTccgagcagcaccaccagcaatcCGACCAGAGTTTTTGGATTATCCCCTCCGGGAACACGACCCAAACGCACCAGATGAGACGGATAACCCTGGGGCGGGGTTGTTTCCCAGAAACTGGTTCACGCCTGCGCCGGCGGAGGAGATACTGGATGCTAGGCCGTTGCAGGAGAAGCATTTTCGGTGTATCACTAGCCATAGGATCATGACGGCGGGGAAGCAAAAGAATAATCCGATTGCGTGCCGGACGTGTGGGCACAAGGATCGGAATGCGGAGTGTTATATTTGTAGTGCGTGTTATTTGAATGTTTGTTCGGGGTgtgtggggttgttgaagaggagtagaggggatttgggggtggtgatcaaggctgttgaggagaaggggaggggggaggggggtgatgtgTGA